One window of the Salvelinus fontinalis isolate EN_2023a chromosome 2, ASM2944872v1, whole genome shotgun sequence genome contains the following:
- the LOC129820231 gene encoding ATP-sensitive inward rectifier potassium channel 1-like isoform X2: protein MVSLSSSRMFQFVQRHIHDHLMERIIHRTRLVTKDGRCNIEFGNIEYHNQFAYLGDFWTTVVEIRWRFVLLLFVASFTGSWFVFSLLWYWIAKSNGDLIGQNRTDSHVRCIDNVNGLTTAFLYSLETQTTIGYGGRALTGHCPATVALIVVQSLIGVFVNCFMCGVILAKISLPKKRAKTVTFSNTAVICLKKGSLCLLIRVANLRKTLLIGSQIYGKLLRTTVTPEGETIILDQVGIDFAVDAGKDNLFFVCPLTLYHIIDKASPFYDMSADTLQQQDFELVVFLDGMAESTSSACQVRTSFIPQEVQWGYSFLPIISRTKTGKYRVDFSNFSRTVPVTTPHCVQCFQSDPDQRNHNNNQSNHHRKLGIDNPGFEVIDIQDTMDITKM, encoded by the exons ATGGTTTCACTTAGCAG CTCCAGGATGTTCCAGTTCGTCCAGAGACACATCCACGACCACCTGATGGAGCGCATAATCCACCGGACTCGTCTGGTGACCAAAGATGGCCGCTGCAACATTGAGTTTGGTAACATCGAGTACCACAACCAATTTGCCTACCTGGGGGATTTCTGGACGACGGTTGTGGAGATCCGCTGGCgttttgtcctcctcctcttcgtcgcCTCCTTCACAGGCAGCTGGTTCGTCTTCAGCCTTCTGTGGTACTGGATTGCCAAGAGCAATGGTGATCTGATTGGACAGAACCGCACAGACAGCCACGTCCGTTGTATAGACAATGTCAATGGACTCACCACGGCTTTCCTGTACTCCTTGGAGACCCAGACAACAATTGGTTATGGTGGACGGGCACTCACTGGGCACTGCCCTGCCACCGTGGCCCTCATTGTTGTCCAATCCCTCATTGGCGTCTTTGTCAACTGCTTCATGTGTGGGGTGATCCTGGCCAAGATCTCCCTTCCCAAGAAGAGGGCAAAGACAGTGACCTTCAGTAACACAGCGGTCATCTGCCTGAAGAAGGGCAGCCTGTGCCTGCTTATCCGAGTGGCCAACCTCCGCAAGACCTTGCTCATCGGGAGCCAAATCTACGGCAAGCTGCTTAGGACAACTGTCACGCCGGAAGGCGAGACTATAATTCTCGACCAGGTAGGCATTGACTTTGCAGTGGACGCTGGCAAGGACAACCTGTTTTTTGTCTGCCCGCTGACATTGTACCACATCATCGATAAGGCCAGTCCGTTTTACGACATGTCAGCGGACACGCTCCAGCAGCAGGACTTTGAGCTGGTGGTCTTCCTGGACGGGATGGCCGAGTCCACCAGCTCCGCCTGCCAGGTACGGACCTCCTTCATCCCCCAGGAGGTCCAATGGGGATACAGCTTCCTGCCCATCATCTCCCGCACCAAGACAGGCAAGTACCGTGTGGACTTCTCCAACTTCTCCAGAACCGTGCCGGTGACGACCCCACACTGTGTCCAATGCTTTCAGAGTGATCCAGACCAACGCAACCACAACAATAACCAAAGCAACCACCATAGGAAGCTAGGTATTGACAACCCCGGATTCGAGGTGATTGACATTCAAGACACAATGGATATCACAAAAATGTGA
- the LOC129820231 gene encoding ATP-sensitive inward rectifier potassium channel 1-like isoform X1 has translation MYPHHFVGSRMFQFVQRHIHDHLMERIIHRTRLVTKDGRCNIEFGNIEYHNQFAYLGDFWTTVVEIRWRFVLLLFVASFTGSWFVFSLLWYWIAKSNGDLIGQNRTDSHVRCIDNVNGLTTAFLYSLETQTTIGYGGRALTGHCPATVALIVVQSLIGVFVNCFMCGVILAKISLPKKRAKTVTFSNTAVICLKKGSLCLLIRVANLRKTLLIGSQIYGKLLRTTVTPEGETIILDQVGIDFAVDAGKDNLFFVCPLTLYHIIDKASPFYDMSADTLQQQDFELVVFLDGMAESTSSACQVRTSFIPQEVQWGYSFLPIISRTKTGKYRVDFSNFSRTVPVTTPHCVQCFQSDPDQRNHNNNQSNHHRKLGIDNPGFEVIDIQDTMDITKM, from the exons ATGTACCCTCACCACTTTGTAGG CTCCAGGATGTTCCAGTTCGTCCAGAGACACATCCACGACCACCTGATGGAGCGCATAATCCACCGGACTCGTCTGGTGACCAAAGATGGCCGCTGCAACATTGAGTTTGGTAACATCGAGTACCACAACCAATTTGCCTACCTGGGGGATTTCTGGACGACGGTTGTGGAGATCCGCTGGCgttttgtcctcctcctcttcgtcgcCTCCTTCACAGGCAGCTGGTTCGTCTTCAGCCTTCTGTGGTACTGGATTGCCAAGAGCAATGGTGATCTGATTGGACAGAACCGCACAGACAGCCACGTCCGTTGTATAGACAATGTCAATGGACTCACCACGGCTTTCCTGTACTCCTTGGAGACCCAGACAACAATTGGTTATGGTGGACGGGCACTCACTGGGCACTGCCCTGCCACCGTGGCCCTCATTGTTGTCCAATCCCTCATTGGCGTCTTTGTCAACTGCTTCATGTGTGGGGTGATCCTGGCCAAGATCTCCCTTCCCAAGAAGAGGGCAAAGACAGTGACCTTCAGTAACACAGCGGTCATCTGCCTGAAGAAGGGCAGCCTGTGCCTGCTTATCCGAGTGGCCAACCTCCGCAAGACCTTGCTCATCGGGAGCCAAATCTACGGCAAGCTGCTTAGGACAACTGTCACGCCGGAAGGCGAGACTATAATTCTCGACCAGGTAGGCATTGACTTTGCAGTGGACGCTGGCAAGGACAACCTGTTTTTTGTCTGCCCGCTGACATTGTACCACATCATCGATAAGGCCAGTCCGTTTTACGACATGTCAGCGGACACGCTCCAGCAGCAGGACTTTGAGCTGGTGGTCTTCCTGGACGGGATGGCCGAGTCCACCAGCTCCGCCTGCCAGGTACGGACCTCCTTCATCCCCCAGGAGGTCCAATGGGGATACAGCTTCCTGCCCATCATCTCCCGCACCAAGACAGGCAAGTACCGTGTGGACTTCTCCAACTTCTCCAGAACCGTGCCGGTGACGACCCCACACTGTGTCCAATGCTTTCAGAGTGATCCAGACCAACGCAACCACAACAATAACCAAAGCAACCACCATAGGAAGCTAGGTATTGACAACCCCGGATTCGAGGTGATTGACATTCAAGACACAATGGATATCACAAAAATGTGA